In one window of Romboutsia hominis DNA:
- a CDS encoding glycogen/starch/alpha-glucan phosphorylase yields the protein MVRITKQEFKEMFNSKIYSIYAHSINEATNEQLQIVLSSVIKDIIAKYWVDNRLSTNKEVYYFSIEFLIGRQLKSNLLNLQIEEVIKEGLEDMGIDLDDLICAEKDPALGNGGLGRLAACFLDSMASLNISGHGYGIRYKYGLFEQKFINGYQVEVPDNWLLHEQYSWESIRPNKAVVVKFGGEVYLEEDNGRLKAKHHGYIPVMAMPYDIPIIGYDNDFINTLRLFKAEILNRDFGINTLYANTFTGSYEQALKYKYYTEEISQVLYPNDSNHAGKLLRLKQEYFLVSSGIQDIINKYRKNKFDILDFPKHIAIHINDTHPTLCIPELMRILLDEEGLSWEEAFDITKNTISYTNHTIMAEAMEKWPVDMMKELLPRIYMIIEEINKRYVEYLNHKYNDNEKIRRMSIICDNNINMANLSIIGSYSVNGVAKLHTEILKKEVLSDFYEDDPGKFNNKTNGIAHRRWLISCNEDLSNLITEHIGNIWKKDTEELKRLEDYKENRNFLKKLECIKIKNKTKLANFIAEEYGICINPESIYDVQIKRLHAYKRQLLNVLHILHLYHELLENPELDIVPRTFIFGAKAAPGYHLAKCIIKLINSVAEKINNDKSINNKIKVVFIENYGVSLAEKIIPSTDVSEQISTATKEASGTGNMKFMMNGAITLATLDGANVEIYDQVGEENIVIFGLKASQVLNYNKYGGYSSLDLYNSNFKIKRVVDDLVNGFIPNISKEGRVIYDSLITYNDEYFVLRDFENYIEAQSKIDTLYRDKEKWSKMCLINIANSGIFSSDRTISEYAKDIWFRGC from the coding sequence ATGGTCAGAATTACAAAACAAGAATTTAAAGAAATGTTTAATTCAAAAATATATAGCATCTATGCACACTCTATAAATGAAGCTACAAATGAACAACTTCAAATAGTTTTAAGCAGCGTTATAAAAGATATAATAGCTAAGTATTGGGTAGATAATAGACTTAGTACTAACAAAGAAGTTTATTATTTTAGTATAGAGTTTTTAATAGGTAGACAATTAAAATCCAATTTATTAAATTTACAAATAGAAGAAGTGATAAAAGAAGGTCTAGAGGATATGGGAATAGATTTAGATGATTTAATATGTGCAGAAAAAGATCCAGCTTTAGGAAATGGTGGTCTTGGAAGGTTAGCAGCTTGTTTTCTAGACTCAATGGCATCGCTTAATATAAGTGGTCATGGATACGGTATAAGATATAAGTATGGTTTATTTGAGCAAAAATTTATTAATGGATATCAAGTAGAAGTACCTGATAACTGGCTTTTACATGAACAATACTCTTGGGAAAGTATTAGACCAAATAAAGCTGTAGTTGTTAAATTTGGTGGAGAGGTTTATTTAGAAGAAGACAATGGAAGACTTAAAGCAAAACATCATGGTTATATACCAGTTATGGCTATGCCATATGACATACCAATAATAGGATATGATAATGATTTCATAAATACATTAAGATTATTTAAAGCAGAAATCTTAAATAGAGATTTTGGAATTAATACATTATATGCAAATACTTTTACTGGTAGCTATGAGCAAGCCTTAAAATATAAATACTACACAGAAGAAATATCTCAAGTTTTATATCCAAACGACTCAAATCATGCAGGAAAACTTTTAAGATTAAAGCAAGAATACTTTTTAGTAAGTTCAGGAATACAAGATATAATAAATAAATATAGAAAAAATAAGTTTGATATACTAGATTTTCCAAAACATATAGCAATTCATATAAATGATACACATCCAACATTATGCATACCAGAACTTATGAGAATTTTACTAGATGAAGAGGGATTATCTTGGGAAGAAGCTTTTGATATAACAAAAAATACTATATCCTATACGAATCATACAATAATGGCAGAAGCTATGGAAAAATGGCCTGTAGATATGATGAAAGAGCTATTACCTAGAATTTATATGATAATAGAAGAAATAAATAAGAGATATGTAGAATATCTGAATCATAAGTATAATGATAATGAAAAAATAAGAAGAATGAGTATAATATGTGATAATAACATAAACATGGCTAATCTATCTATAATAGGGAGTTATAGTGTAAATGGAGTTGCAAAGCTTCATACAGAAATATTAAAGAAAGAAGTTCTAAGTGATTTTTATGAAGATGATCCAGGTAAATTTAACAATAAGACTAATGGCATAGCTCATAGAAGATGGCTTATAAGTTGTAACGAAGACCTTAGCAACTTGATAACAGAGCATATAGGTAATATATGGAAAAAAGATACAGAAGAATTAAAAAGGTTAGAAGATTATAAAGAAAACAGAAATTTTTTAAAGAAATTAGAGTGTATTAAGATAAAAAATAAAACTAAACTTGCTAATTTTATAGCTGAAGAATATGGTATATGCATAAATCCAGAATCAATATATGATGTACAAATAAAAAGATTACATGCGTATAAGAGACAGCTATTAAATGTACTTCATATTTTACACTTATATCATGAGTTATTAGAAAATCCAGAACTTGACATTGTACCAAGAACATTTATATTTGGTGCAAAGGCAGCACCAGGATATCACTTGGCTAAATGTATAATAAAGTTGATAAACTCTGTGGCTGAAAAAATAAATAATGATAAAAGCATAAATAACAAGATAAAAGTAGTATTTATAGAGAATTACGGCGTGTCTTTAGCTGAAAAAATAATTCCATCAACAGATGTTAGTGAGCAAATATCAACAGCTACAAAAGAAGCATCAGGAACTGGAAATATGAAATTTATGATGAATGGGGCAATAACTTTAGCAACATTAGATGGTGCAAATGTAGAGATATATGATCAAGTAGGTGAAGAAAATATCGTTATATTTGGACTTAAAGCATCTCAAGTATTAAATTACAATAAATATGGAGGATACTCATCTTTAGATCTATATAACTCTAATTTTAAAATAAAGCGAGTTGTAGACGATCTGGTAAATGGATTTATTCCAAATATATCAAAAGAAGGTAGGGTTATATATGATTCATTAATAACATATAATGATGAATATTTTGTACTAAGAGATTTTGAAAATTATATAGAGGCCCAAAGCAAGATAGATACTTTATATAGGGATAAAGAAAAGTGGAGTAAAATGTGTCTAATTAATATAGCTAATTCAGGTATTTTCTCTAGTGATAGAACTATATCTGAATATGCAAAAGACATTTGGTTTAGGGGGTGCTAG
- a CDS encoding glycoside hydrolase family 13 protein, which yields MGNIITYNSWEDKAPFGALKLNQEFRITVKVNENYNVKDISWVILKEDVEIDKISLIKENKKYYNGEFSGFNEIGLYFYYFKVEVEIEGEIKVIYYGKNIEDGSCIEYQYNNINKYQITVYDEYNAPTWYKEGILYHIFIDRFNNGNRNKKINNPKKNSFLYGTWDDAPMYIKDEQGDIIRWDFHGGNLKGIIDKLGYLKKLGVSIIYLSPVFEASSNHKYDTGDYKKIDSMFGDEEIFKELIDKAKSKGINIILDGVFSHTGADSKYFNKYNNYNEVGAYQSNHSKYRDWYRFKENSDEYESWWGVKDLPNVNELNETYMNYIINDDDSVINKWTSMGVKGWRLDVCDELPSEFIKEFKLKLKNIDSEAVLVGEVWEDASNKISYNKRRGYLLGKELDSVMGYPFRKNILEFLKGVISSNQLNNKFLEIKENYPKEAFKSNLNLLGSHDVTRIKTELNEDNKLLKIAVAIQMTFEGVPYIYYGDEAGLCGKTDPDNRRTYPWKHEDKNMIEFYKSLTIIRNKYKALLRGETEFINTKNDAVFSYIRYTSDEKILIIINKSDNEECIELNLGKEARGIDLIKDIQVELNLIEKEADTINLIIPPKDFKIINIK from the coding sequence ATGGGAAATATAATAACTTATAATTCCTGGGAAGATAAAGCTCCTTTTGGTGCTTTAAAATTAAACCAAGAGTTTAGAATAACAGTTAAAGTTAATGAAAATTATAATGTAAAAGACATTTCCTGGGTAATTTTAAAGGAAGATGTAGAAATAGATAAAATAAGTTTGATAAAAGAGAATAAAAAATACTATAATGGTGAATTTAGTGGATTTAATGAAATAGGTTTATATTTTTATTACTTTAAAGTAGAAGTTGAAATAGAAGGAGAAATTAAAGTAATATACTATGGAAAAAATATAGAAGATGGAAGTTGTATAGAATACCAATATAATAATATAAACAAATATCAAATAACAGTATATGATGAGTATAATGCACCTACTTGGTATAAAGAAGGGATATTATATCATATATTTATAGATAGATTTAATAATGGGAATAGAAATAAGAAGATTAATAATCCAAAGAAAAATAGCTTTTTATATGGCACTTGGGATGATGCCCCTATGTATATAAAAGATGAACAAGGAGATATAATAAGATGGGATTTCCATGGTGGAAATCTAAAAGGAATAATTGATAAATTAGGATATCTTAAAAAACTGGGTGTAAGTATTATATACCTAAGCCCAGTTTTTGAGGCATCTAGTAATCACAAGTATGATACAGGAGACTACAAAAAGATTGATTCCATGTTTGGAGATGAAGAAATATTTAAGGAATTAATTGATAAAGCTAAAAGCAAGGGAATAAATATTATATTAGATGGAGTATTTAGTCATACTGGGGCAGATAGTAAGTACTTTAATAAATATAATAATTACAATGAAGTAGGTGCATACCAATCAAACCATTCAAAATATAGGGATTGGTACAGATTTAAAGAGAATAGCGACGAATATGAGTCTTGGTGGGGAGTAAAGGATCTTCCAAATGTTAATGAGCTTAATGAAACTTATATGAATTATATAATAAATGATGATGATAGTGTTATAAATAAATGGACCAGTATGGGTGTTAAAGGTTGGAGATTAGATGTATGTGATGAGTTACCATCGGAATTTATAAAAGAATTTAAGTTAAAACTTAAGAATATAGATAGTGAAGCTGTTTTAGTAGGAGAAGTATGGGAAGATGCATCTAATAAAATTAGTTACAATAAAAGAAGGGGATATCTTTTAGGTAAAGAACTTGATTCTGTAATGGGATATCCATTTAGAAAAAATATATTAGAATTTCTTAAAGGAGTAATTTCATCAAATCAACTTAATAATAAATTTTTAGAAATAAAGGAAAATTATCCAAAGGAAGCCTTTAAGTCTAATTTAAACCTATTAGGGAGCCATGATGTCACAAGAATTAAAACAGAACTTAACGAAGATAATAAATTATTAAAGATTGCAGTAGCAATACAAATGACCTTTGAAGGAGTTCCATATATATATTATGGAGATGAAGCAGGACTTTGTGGAAAAACAGATCCAGATAACAGAAGAACCTATCCTTGGAAGCATGAGGATAAGAATATGATTGAGTTTTACAAAAGCCTTACAATTATAAGAAATAAATATAAAGCTTTATTACGAGGGGAAACTGAGTTTATAAACACGAAAAATGATGCTGTATTTTCATATATAAGATATACAAGTGATGAAAAAATATTAATTATAATAAATAAATCAGACAATGAAGAATGTATAGAGCTAAACTTAGGAAAAGAGGCAAGAGGGATAGATTTAATTAAAGATATCCAGGTAGAATTAAACTTAATTGAAAAAGAAGCTGATACAATAAATTTAATTATTCCTCCTAAAGATTTTAAAATAATTAATATAAAATAA
- a CDS encoding single-stranded DNA-binding protein — MNNVILVGRLTQNPEIEYIGQRAKSKFTIAISRNYINKEGVRDVDFIPVEIWGRQAEIFCKYVFKGRRIGIEGQIRVKKYKTKDGVNKTYTNVLASSFKFLDNKKNDPTQEYFASNDIFEKENSKEETIEEVFPF, encoded by the coding sequence ATGAATAATGTTATTTTAGTTGGAAGATTAACTCAAAATCCAGAAATTGAGTATATAGGTCAAAGAGCAAAATCCAAATTTACAATAGCAATTAGTAGAAATTATATCAATAAAGAAGGAGTACGAGATGTAGATTTTATACCAGTAGAGATTTGGGGTAGACAAGCAGAAATATTTTGTAAATATGTATTCAAAGGAAGAAGAATTGGTATAGAAGGTCAAATTAGAGTTAAAAAATATAAGACAAAAGATGGAGTAAATAAAACATATACTAATGTACTTGCAAGTAGTTTTAAATTTTTAGATAACAAAAAGAATGATCCTACACAAGAATACTTTGCTTCAAATGATATATTTGAAAAAGAAAACTCTAAAGAAGAGACTATTGAGGAAGTATTCCCTTTTTAA
- a CDS encoding dicarboxylate/amino acid:cation symporter, whose translation MKKKLTLTSKILLGLLLGFIFGLIVKQLPTGFIKDTLLLNGILKVFGNGFTSAIKMMVVPLVFVSLICGIASMGDVKKLGRIGGKTMLFYLGTTAIAIIVSLILGNVLKPGSGISMGAVEMGSVAIGESKSITDIILNIIPSNPIQALASGEMLQVIFFAVLIGISISVVGKKAEPIKVLFESANEVCMKMVNIIMLFAPYGVFALVANTFATVGTDAMIGLMKYVLVVLLGLLVHVVVVYGGLFKLFTRQKIKPFLKKFTQVAVVTFSTASSNASVPVSLEIMEELGVGKSTRSFTIPMGATINMDGTAIMQGIAALFIAQIYGIDLGMNDMITIVLTATLASIGTAGVPGVGMIMLSMVLQSVGLPLEGIGLIMGVERIIDMFRTTVNVMGDNVCTLVVANSEKDIDLEKYNKESEKLVA comes from the coding sequence ATGAAGAAAAAACTTACATTAACTAGTAAAATCTTATTAGGATTATTACTTGGATTTATATTCGGATTAATAGTAAAACAATTACCAACAGGATTTATAAAAGATACATTATTATTAAATGGGATACTTAAAGTATTTGGAAATGGGTTTACAAGTGCTATAAAGATGATGGTGGTTCCTTTAGTATTTGTATCATTAATATGCGGTATAGCATCTATGGGAGATGTAAAGAAGTTAGGTAGAATTGGTGGAAAGACAATGCTATTTTATCTAGGAACAACAGCAATAGCTATAATAGTTTCTCTTATATTAGGAAACGTATTAAAGCCAGGTAGCGGTATAAGCATGGGAGCTGTAGAAATGGGGTCAGTAGCAATAGGAGAAAGTAAGTCAATAACAGATATTATATTAAATATAATACCAAGCAACCCAATACAAGCTTTAGCCAGTGGTGAAATGTTACAAGTTATATTCTTTGCAGTGCTTATAGGTATATCTATAAGTGTGGTGGGTAAAAAAGCAGAGCCTATAAAGGTTTTATTTGAAAGTGCTAATGAAGTATGTATGAAAATGGTCAATATAATAATGTTATTTGCCCCATATGGTGTATTTGCTCTAGTTGCTAATACTTTTGCAACAGTAGGAACTGATGCTATGATAGGTCTTATGAAGTATGTATTAGTAGTATTACTTGGATTATTGGTTCATGTAGTAGTTGTATATGGAGGATTATTTAAATTATTTACTAGACAAAAGATAAAACCATTTTTAAAGAAATTTACACAAGTAGCAGTAGTTACATTCTCAACAGCATCAAGTAATGCATCTGTACCAGTTAGTTTAGAGATAATGGAAGAACTAGGTGTAGGAAAGTCAACAAGATCGTTTACAATACCTATGGGAGCTACAATAAATATGGATGGAACAGCTATAATGCAAGGTATAGCAGCATTATTCATAGCTCAAATATACGGTATTGATTTAGGAATGAATGATATGATAACTATAGTATTAACAGCAACTCTTGCATCTATAGGTACAGCAGGTGTACCAGGTGTTGGTATGATAATGCTATCTATGGTTTTACAATCAGTAGGACTTCCACTTGAAGGAATAGGTTTAATAATGGGAGTTGAAAGAATAATAGACATGTTTAGAACTACTGTAAATGTTATGGGAGATAATGTATGTACTCTTGTAGTAGCAAATAGTGAAAAGGATATAGATTTAGAAAAGTACAATAAAGAATCTGAGAAGTTAGTAGCTTAA
- a CDS encoding aminotransferase class I/II-fold pyridoxal phosphate-dependent enzyme produces MKVNVEKCVKDYQEAPLLNSLKDYSQMDIVCFDVPGHVRAQGVEVLNDYFGENIMKMDINSSPLMDNVSNPRTIIKDSQNMLAKAYGADEAFFITNGTTGAIHIMILSTINQGDKILIPRNIHKSVINALILSGGHPIFIQPEFDNSLGISLNVSLNCIKDALDKHKDIKAVFLLNPTYYGACSDIEEIVKLCHSKGVLVLVDEAHGAHFNFNNDLPISAMNAKADMSAVSIHKTGGALTQASALLVNSKNIDVNKVQQTINMIQSTSASYLLMASIDGARLNLETNGESQLSRALNLSRYAKYKINKIKGIKVISKEMLENNGVESIDETKLCINVRGLGLTGFEVYDLLYQNYNVQVELGDIYNILALISIGTTKSDVDKLIKALDSISKSNMSNEKIKYIDIKQINPIVKLKPRDAFYKNKESVILEESINRVCGESIMAYPPGIPIIAPGEIVTKEIIEYIKTLKANNAYLTDMKDKSLNTIVVIKD; encoded by the coding sequence ATGAAAGTTAATGTCGAAAAATGCGTTAAGGATTACCAAGAGGCTCCATTATTAAATTCATTAAAAGATTATTCACAGATGGATATAGTATGTTTTGATGTACCAGGTCATGTAAGAGCACAAGGTGTAGAAGTACTTAATGATTATTTTGGAGAAAATATTATGAAAATGGATATAAATTCATCTCCACTTATGGATAATGTATCTAACCCAAGAACTATTATAAAAGATTCTCAAAATATGCTTGCTAAAGCTTATGGTGCAGATGAAGCATTTTTTATAACCAATGGTACCACGGGTGCTATACATATAATGATTTTAAGTACCATAAATCAAGGGGATAAGATACTTATTCCAAGAAATATCCATAAATCGGTTATAAATGCACTTATACTTTCTGGAGGACACCCAATTTTTATACAGCCAGAGTTTGATAATTCATTAGGGATTAGTTTAAATGTTAGTTTAAATTGTATAAAGGATGCATTAGATAAACATAAGGATATAAAAGCAGTGTTTTTATTAAATCCAACATACTATGGAGCATGCTCAGATATAGAAGAAATAGTGAAATTATGTCATAGTAAAGGCGTATTAGTATTAGTAGATGAAGCTCATGGTGCTCATTTTAATTTTAATAATGACTTACCAATTTCAGCAATGAATGCAAAGGCCGATATGTCTGCAGTAAGTATTCATAAAACGGGAGGAGCGTTGACACAAGCTTCAGCACTTTTAGTAAATAGCAAAAATATAGATGTGAATAAAGTACAACAAACTATAAATATGATTCAATCCACATCAGCATCATATTTATTAATGGCGAGTATTGATGGGGCTAGATTAAATCTAGAAACTAATGGAGAGTCACAATTATCAAGAGCATTAAATTTATCTAGATATGCAAAATATAAGATAAATAAAATAAAAGGTATTAAGGTAATTTCTAAAGAAATGCTAGAAAATAATGGTGTAGAGTCAATAGATGAGACTAAACTTTGTATAAATGTTAGAGGGTTGGGCTTAACAGGATTTGAAGTCTATGACTTATTATATCAAAATTATAATGTTCAAGTTGAGCTGGGAGATATTTATAATATACTAGCATTAATATCAATAGGAACAACAAAGTCAGATGTAGATAAGCTTATAAAAGCTTTAGACTCTATTTCAAAGTCTAACATGTCAAATGAAAAAATTAAATATATAGATATTAAGCAAATAAACCCTATTGTAAAACTCAAACCTAGGGATGCTTTTTATAAAAATAAGGAAAGTGTAATTTTGGAAGAAAGTATAAATAGAGTTTGTGGAGAATCTATAATGGCTTATCCGCCAGGAATACCAATAATTGCTCCAGGAGAGATTGTAACTAAAGAAATAATAGAATATATAAAAACTTTAAAAGCAAATAATGCATACTTAACAGACATGAAAGATAAAAGTTTAAATACTATAGTAGTTATAAAAGATTAA
- the speD gene encoding adenosylmethionine decarboxylase, with the protein MKFETLGRHILVEYYNCDEEILRDPKLIEKFMNESALNAKATIVDSVFHHFNPWGVSGAVIIAESHLTIHTWPEYGYAAADFFTCGDIDPWKSFELLEELLKAERSESTEIPRGLTAKIQKLAKKDLGKITHKPEAI; encoded by the coding sequence ATGAAATTTGAGACACTTGGACGTCACATATTAGTAGAATACTACAACTGCGATGAGGAAATACTTAGAGACCCTAAACTTATAGAAAAATTTATGAATGAATCAGCATTAAATGCAAAAGCAACAATAGTAGATTCTGTTTTCCACCACTTTAATCCATGGGGAGTATCAGGAGCAGTTATAATAGCTGAATCTCACTTAACAATACATACATGGCCAGAATATGGATATGCAGCAGCAGATTTCTTCACTTGCGGAGACATAGACCCTTGGAAGAGTTTTGAATTATTAGAAGAACTTCTAAAAGCAGAAAGAAGTGAATCTACAGAAATACCAAGAGGATTAACAGCTAAAATTCAAAAATTAGCAAAAAAAGATTTAGGTAAAATTACTCATAAGCCAGAAGCTATATAA
- the speE gene encoding polyamine aminopropyltransferase: MELWYTEEWTDNVRFSIKVDKHLFSDKSDFQQVDVFESKEFGKFLTLDGLMMVNYKDEFIYHDMIVHTPMATNMNIKNVLVIGGGDGGTVRELTRYPQIEKIDMVEIDKMVVDVSRKYIDICACKLNDERVNLYYEDGVAFVKNSKDASYDLIIVDSTDPIGPGEGLFSVDFYNDCYRILTTEGILVNQNESPYFDFNAKEMKRANEKINKIFPIAKVYQAHIPTYPSGHWLFGFASKKFDPVKDQNKDSWEKLNLKTKYYNSDIHKGAFMLPQYVKDMLDENK; this comes from the coding sequence ATGGAACTTTGGTACACAGAAGAATGGACAGATAATGTACGTTTTTCAATAAAAGTAGATAAGCATTTATTTAGTGATAAATCTGATTTTCAACAAGTAGATGTATTTGAAAGCAAGGAGTTTGGAAAGTTTCTAACATTAGATGGACTTATGATGGTAAATTATAAAGATGAATTTATATACCATGATATGATAGTTCATACACCTATGGCAACTAACATGAATATTAAAAATGTATTAGTAATAGGTGGAGGAGATGGAGGTACAGTAAGAGAGCTGACTCGTTATCCGCAAATAGAAAAAATAGATATGGTTGAAATAGATAAAATGGTTGTAGATGTATCTAGAAAGTATATAGATATATGTGCATGTAAATTAAATGATGAAAGAGTAAATTTATATTATGAAGATGGTGTAGCATTTGTCAAAAATTCTAAAGATGCATCTTATGATTTAATAATAGTAGACTCAACTGATCCAATAGGACCAGGAGAAGGATTATTCTCAGTAGATTTCTACAATGATTGCTACAGAATATTAACTACTGAAGGTATACTTGTAAATCAAAATGAAAGTCCATATTTTGACTTTAATGCTAAGGAAATGAAAAGAGCAAATGAAAAAATAAATAAGATATTTCCTATAGCAAAAGTTTATCAAGCTCATATACCAACTTATCCATCAGGACATTGGCTATTTGGATTTGCATCTAAGAAGTTTGACCCAGTAAAAGACCAAAATAAAGATAGTTGGGAAAAATTAAACTTAAAGACTAAATACTATAATAGTGATATACATAAAGGTGCATTTATGCTACCTCAATACGTTAAGGATATGTTAGATGAAAACAAATAA
- the speB gene encoding agmatinase, whose amino-acid sequence MKTNKFSHISTFMGMETSYEDAEVVVFGAGFDGTTSNRPGTRFASSAMRPEFYGLETYSPILDLDLEDFKICDIGDLELSIGNTDKVLEEIYIGTKEIVNDNKVPFMIGGEHLVTLPAFKAVHEKYDDVFVIHFDAHTDLRQEYNNNENSHATVIKRVWDIVGDNRIFQFGIRSGTKEEFEFALKDKHTYMEVETINTFKDIINKLDGKNIYITIDLDVLDPSIFPGTGTPEPGGVTYREFREIFTILKESNTNIVGLDIVELSPDYDSTNVSTVVACKILRELSLVTADNIKSKRKVR is encoded by the coding sequence ATGAAAACAAATAAATTTTCACATATAAGTACATTTATGGGAATGGAAACTTCTTATGAAGATGCAGAGGTAGTAGTATTTGGAGCAGGGTTTGATGGGACTACTTCAAATAGACCAGGAACTAGATTTGCAAGTAGTGCTATGAGACCAGAGTTTTATGGACTTGAAACATATAGCCCAATATTAGATTTAGACTTAGAGGATTTCAAAATATGTGATATTGGTGATTTAGAATTAAGTATAGGAAATACAGATAAAGTTTTAGAAGAAATATATATAGGAACTAAAGAAATTGTAAATGATAATAAGGTTCCTTTTATGATAGGAGGAGAACATTTAGTTACTCTTCCAGCTTTTAAAGCGGTACATGAAAAATATGATGATGTATTTGTAATTCACTTTGATGCTCATACAGATTTAAGGCAAGAATATAACAACAATGAAAATTCACATGCTACTGTAATAAAAAGAGTATGGGATATAGTTGGGGACAATAGAATATTCCAATTTGGAATAAGATCTGGTACAAAAGAAGAGTTTGAATTTGCTTTAAAAGATAAGCATACTTATATGGAAGTTGAAACTATAAACACTTTTAAAGATATAATAAATAAATTAGATGGAAAAAATATTTATATAACTATTGATTTAGATGTTTTAGATCCATCAATATTTCCTGGAACAGGAACTCCAGAACCGGGTGGAGTAACATATAGAGAATTTAGAGAAATATTTACTATACTAAAGGAATCAAATACAAATATAGTAGGTTTAGATATAGTTGAATTAAGTCCTGACTATGATAGTACGAATGTATCTACGGTTGTGGCTTGTAAAATATTAAGAGAACTTTCTCTTGTAACAGCGGATAATATAAAAAGTAAAAGAAAGGTGAGATGA
- the metK gene encoding methionine adenosyltransferase → MARHLFTSESVTEGHPDKICDQISDSILDALLERDPHARVACETTTTTGLVLVAGEISTNTYVDIPKLVRETVREIGYDRAKYGFDCDTCAVITTIDEQSGDIAMGVDEALENREGETTEDEIEKVGAGDQGIMFGFACNETEELMPLPISLAHKLSRRLTEVRKNKTLEYLRPDGKTQVTVEYDGNTPVRVHTILISTQHGEEVTNETIRKDLIEHVIKAVIPADLMDEETIIYINPTGRFVIGGPQGDTGLTGRKIIIDTYGGYSRHGGGAFSGKDPTKVDRSAAYAARYVAKNIVAAGLADKCEIELAYAIGVARPLSVFIDTFGTGKVEESKLVELVNKHFDLRPGAIIRDLDLRRPIYKQVAAYGHFGRTDIDLPWERTDKAELLRKEALGQ, encoded by the coding sequence ATGGCAAGACATTTATTTACTTCAGAATCAGTAACAGAAGGACATCCAGATAAAATATGTGATCAAATATCAGACTCTATATTAGATGCATTATTAGAAAGAGATCCACATGCAAGGGTAGCTTGTGAAACAACAACTACAACTGGATTAGTATTAGTAGCAGGAGAAATAAGTACTAATACATATGTAGATATCCCTAAATTAGTAAGAGAAACAGTAAGAGAAATAGGGTATGATAGAGCTAAATATGGATTTGACTGTGATACTTGTGCAGTAATAACTACAATAGATGAACAATCAGGCGATATAGCTATGGGTGTTGATGAAGCCTTAGAAAATAGAGAAGGTGAAACAACAGAAGATGAAATAGAAAAAGTTGGAGCAGGGGACCAAGGTATAATGTTTGGTTTCGCTTGTAATGAAACAGAAGAGTTAATGCCACTTCCAATATCTTTAGCTCATAAGTTATCTAGAAGATTAACAGAAGTTAGAAAAAATAAAACTTTAGAGTACTTAAGACCGGATGGAAAGACTCAAGTTACAGTAGAATACGATGGAAACACTCCTGTTAGAGTTCATACTATACTTATATCAACTCAACATGGAGAAGAAGTTACTAACGAAACAATAAGAAAAGATTTAATAGAGCATGTTATAAAAGCTGTTATACCAGCAGATTTAATGGATGAAGAAACTATAATATACATCAACCCAACAGGAAGATTCGTTATAGGAGGCCCACAAGGAGATACAGGTCTTACAGGAAGAAAAATAATAATAGATACTTACGGAGGATACTCAAGACATGGTGGAGGAGCATTCTCAGGAAAAGATCCAACAAAAGTTGATAGATCAGCAGCTTATGCAGCAAGATATGTAGCTAAAAATATAGTAGCAGCAGGACTAGCAGATAAATGTGAAATAGAGTTAGCCTATGCAATAGGTGTTGCTAGACCATTATCAGTATTTATAGATACTTTTGGAACTGGAAAAGTTGAAGAATCTAAATTAGTAGAATTAGTAAATAAACACTTCGATTTAAGACCAGGAGCAATAATAAGAGACTTAGACTTAAGAAGACCTATATACAAGCAAGTGGCAGCTTATGGTCACTTTGGTAGAACAGATATAGATTTACCATGGGAAAGAACTGATAAAGCAGAGCTATTAAGAAAAGAAGCATTAGGACAATAA